One segment of Synchiropus splendidus isolate RoL2022-P1 chromosome 4, RoL_Sspl_1.0, whole genome shotgun sequence DNA contains the following:
- the LOC128757906 gene encoding transmembrane protein 74, translating to MAGLELFDCDPPDARDSSSLSGGSPRSARPPGAPDASAPRTENREDAARSETSFSAAEEDFLRQERSNQSSSSQEEEEEEAGEEESELYLLSEDELSSDGSGKSVDFGFIIAVTCLVTGISLVAITYVVPRDARVDPDSVSAREMERLEREKARVGAHLDRCVIAGLCLLTLGGVLLSSLLMVSMWKGEMMRRKALAYSKHAAKLYGSMQLRGASPNLDSHLEEDLEVLS from the coding sequence ATGGCTGGTCTGGAACTGTTTGACTGCGACCCTCCGGACGCCAGagactcttcctccctcagcgGAGGCAGCCCGAGGAGCGCGCGTCCTCCTGGCGCGCCAGACGCTTCAGCACCGCGGACAGAGAATCGGGAGGACGCGGCGCGAAGCGAAACCTCCTTCTCAGCTGCGGAGGAGGATTTTCTTCGACAGGAAAGAAGTAACCAGAGCTCATcaagtcaggaggaggaggaggaggaggcgggtgAAGAGGAGTCGGAACTTTATCTGTTGTCCGAGGACGAGCTCTCTTCTGACGGCTCCGGGAAGTCGGTGGATTTCGGCTTCATCATCGCCGTGACTTGCCTCGTCACGGGAATCTCTTTGGTCGCCATCACCTACGTGGTCCCCAGAGACGCGCGAGTGGACCCGGATAGCGTGTCGGCGCGGGAGATGGAGCGGCTGGAGCGGGAGAAAGCCCGTGTGGGAGCCCATCTGGACCGATGCGTCATAGCGGGACTGTGCCTGCTCACCCTGGGGGGcgtcctgctctcctccctgcTCATGGTCTCCATGTGGAAGGGGGAGATGATGAGAAGAAAAGCTTTGGCTTACTCCAAACACGCAGCCAAGTTGTACGGATCCATGCAGCTGAGAGGAGCCAGTCCCAACCTGGACTCTCACTTGGAGGAGGACTTGGAGGTACTCAGCTGA